Part of the Flavobacterium sp. MDT1-60 genome, GGTTGATAAGGTCTTGTCCACAAAACCCGGACTGCTAACATCGACCGGAAATGCGGGATTCAAATTTATTTTTCCCACCGTTAATCGTTATTCAGCCAGCGGGTATAGTGGAAATTTAGACGGCATTATTCGAAAATTGAGCGGCGAAACAATCGCTGTAGCAAAAAACATAGGGAAAGATCAATACAGCAGTTTTGTTGAATTTCCTGCTTCGCTGCCTCCAGTTATAAAAATGGAATTGGTGAAACACGGCACAACAGAATCTTATATAGCCGGAAAGCAGGTTTTTGTTACTATGTTGATGACAAAAAACAAATCAAGATTGATTGTACTGGATGAAAAAAAGGCAGATAATGGTCAATTTTCGGGTATTGATGCAACTTTGAATCTGGTAGATTTTTTTTCTTTCTAATTGAATTATGATAAGAGTGTATGTCCATTAATTTTAAAAGTAAAAAATGAAATATTCTTCTCTTATTAAAATACTTTTTCTGGCACTATTAGTACTTTCCTGTGAAGTTGATGACAGGCCGGAAGTATACGAAGAAGGTTCAAATAAATACGTAAATGACTGGATGTATGATCAAATGAAAAAATATTATAAATGGAATGAAACAATGCCTGATCAGGGGAATTTATCAATAAATCCAAAAGAATATTTTGGAAGATTACTACACGAGGACGATGTTTATTCATATGCTTTACATCCTAATTTGCCGGAAACTGCACCAAAAAGTTTAAGAAGGAATTTTGGGTTTGATATTTCTTTTGTAGCTTATCAAAACAAAATTTACGGAGTAATATTATATGCATTGTATGATTCTCCTGCTAAAAATAACGGATTATTACGAGGACAATTAATAACTGAAATTGATGGCGTTGAACTCAGTATAAATAATTATGAGCAGATTTACAAAAATATGATAACAGCAACCCATTTAGATCTGATGGTAGTTTCCTATTCAGAAGAAATGGGCTTTTCAAAACCGGAACAAGTTTCTTTATTGCAAGGTTTTTCATTTTCTCAGCCTGTTCTTAATAAAATAATTACAGCTAATAATATTAAAATAGGTTATGTAGAAATCCCTCATTTTGATGTTGGTCAGGCAACATTGTTTCTGCAGATTTTTCAGGAATTAAAAAATAAAGATATAACAGAATTAATTTTAGATTTGAGATATAATGGAGGCGGAGATATATCTTCTGCAACAGCATTAAGCATAATTTTGGCACCTAATATAAAATCAAACGATCTTTTTATACAATTTGAAGGAAACGAAAACGGAGGTATTGTCAAACAATCTTTTCAGCAGGCTTTACAAAGTAATGAAAGCAATGTAAGTTTTGATCTGCTTAAAAATGTGCATCCCAATATTAAAAGCGTCTATATTTTATGCGGAAAACATACTGCTTCTGCTTCAGAAATAATGATTAACAATCTTCGTCCTTTTATGAATGTCATTACAATAGGCGAGAAAACCGTTGGTAAAGATGTGGCGGGGTTTCCTATTGAAGACGATAGGATTCCAAATACTAAAGGCTGGATTTTATATCCATCTATTTATAAATTATTCAACGCCAGACACGAAGGTAATTATTCAGGCGGAATATACCCATCAGTAGCTGTTGATGAACTTCGCAATCCTGAAATTTTTCCTTTAGGCAATCGCTCTGAAATTTTGTTAAGTACAGCCATTAATTCAATTTCAGGAAATACAAGTAAAATGAAAACTGCAACATCAAGATCATTACCACTTTCTAAAATTTATATCGATGCAGATCCGTTGCTGATTGCACGTTAAATTAAAAATGTTTTTAATTTTTTATAGTATAATATCTAATTATGCAAGGAATAAATTCTTCAGAGCATCGGATTTTGCTGGCTGCATTCCGCAAATTCGAACAGATGTCTGCAATTTCCAGGAATAAAGTAGAGGAAAACGAAGATGCTAATACACGACGAGCCATGGAAGAACTCGATGCGCTCTACGATAAATTTCAAATATTATTTGCTGAGCTTGAAAATTGTGCCAAACAATATGAACTCAAAAAGAAATCAACACGAAGTA contains:
- a CDS encoding S41 family peptidase — protein: MKYSSLIKILFLALLVLSCEVDDRPEVYEEGSNKYVNDWMYDQMKKYYKWNETMPDQGNLSINPKEYFGRLLHEDDVYSYALHPNLPETAPKSLRRNFGFDISFVAYQNKIYGVILYALYDSPAKNNGLLRGQLITEIDGVELSINNYEQIYKNMITATHLDLMVVSYSEEMGFSKPEQVSLLQGFSFSQPVLNKIITANNIKIGYVEIPHFDVGQATLFLQIFQELKNKDITELILDLRYNGGGDISSATALSIILAPNIKSNDLFIQFEGNENGGIVKQSFQQALQSNESNVSFDLLKNVHPNIKSVYILCGKHTASASEIMINNLRPFMNVITIGEKTVGKDVAGFPIEDDRIPNTKGWILYPSIYKLFNARHEGNYSGGIYPSVAVDELRNPEIFPLGNRSEILLSTAINSISGNTSKMKTATSRSLPLSKIYIDADPLLIAR